In Scleropages formosus chromosome 20, fSclFor1.1, whole genome shotgun sequence, a single window of DNA contains:
- the fdx2 gene encoding ferredoxin-2, mitochondrial, translating into MATSAAVRSSVRLSLRLLGLNPICSACIFNRLRICKYAVTGSAAAAGYIDGFRTPSRSLRTSKSVNQSEVEDAALEDSKDVVNVVYIDRSGKRIPVKAKVGDNVLYLAHKHGIDLEGACEASLACSTCHVYVNAEYFDKLPEPVEREDDMLDMAPMLQENSRLGCQIILTPELDGIELTLPKVTRNFYVDGHVPKPH; encoded by the exons ATGGCGACCTCCGCGGCAGTCCGGAGTAGTGTGCGGCTCTCTTTAAGACTGCTCGGACTGAACCCGATATGCAGTGCCTGTATTTTTAACCGGTTGAGAATTTGTAAATACGCTGTCACGGggtcggcggcggcggcaggaTACATTGACGGTTTTCGGACTCCCAGCAGAAGCCTGCGGACCTCTAAAA GTGTGAATCAGTCTGAAGTTGAGGATGCAGCACTTGAAGACTCAAAGGACGT GGTTAATGTGGTGTATATAGATCGATCGGGAAAGAGAATACCAGTCAAGGCTAAAGTTGGAGACAACGTCCTATACCTGGCACACAAGCATGGCATCGATTTAGAAG GAGCGTGCGAAGCATCGCTGGCTTGTTCTACATGCCACGTATATGTGAATGCAGAGTACTTCGACAAACTTCCAGAGCCTGTTGAAAG GGAGGATGACATGTTGGACATGGCCCCCATGCTTCAGGAGAACTCTCGGCTTGGCTGCCAGATCATTCTGACCCCCGAGCTGGATGGCATAGAGCTGACACTTCCCAAGGTCACCCGCAACTTCTACGTGGACGGCCATGTGCCCAAGCCCCACTGA
- the zglp1 gene encoding GATA-type zinc finger protein 1 isoform X1 has product MSSRRPPRAPCSRLYSPASMSTDSENPATLRLKTTEDVEAQDDPVLQSTILYLLQEATKLATPAKKDPLEWKVADGMCSAEQNVPCSSGPALYTSPPSPPAVAHPYKHEEQGLDPCRNFSCSFSVLPSQQRNSPWEVMSLINLQCERLLHPTTEDVAEDGSRLVTTTSAPEGVLFQNEVSGHTGGFTASKEVNSSVQPQSPEIAMGKIEAWGSPLRKRKPWDDGLQSLLSDKTLVSNEPVQLEILTSKEERSLIKDKEAKQALGGAQLQNNKAGMCHLKDGPPLNTKELEGKAASCLVGAEHCLLEACGTSTESLSFPACNLQEDSWKQHANSAKPKELFSSVAVLSSVPLATVADGDGKIDCSSNVVLASDILQSVEGSQTLSHKLRGEFEPGSQEKLLAEGTCTPVHDFCNNKENNVCAQSPEVITAKLASDLKWRGRTPRKQRHPIRSADLCDPDFRGVSFRMHTELNNGHECRLLITSKYSAEFWKSGRRARGSRTRAIINSLKTSSSEEETDTVGLSKNKMCASCSTKTTPLWRDAEDGTPLCNACGIRYKKYRVRCHQCWYIPRKEGNSNSRCLRCGDALSLASSNS; this is encoded by the exons ATGAGCTCGCGACGGCCGCCTCGCGCTCCCTGCTCCCGCTTGTACAGCCCCGC aagcatgaGCACAGATTCTGAGAATCCAGCGACGCTGAGGCTGAAAACGACCGAGGATGTGGAGGCCCAGGATGACCCAGTTCTTCAGTCCACCATACTTTACCTGCTTCAGGAAGCCACCAAGCTTGCGACACCTGCCAAAAAAGACCCCCTGGAATGGAAAGTCGCAGACGGGATGTGCTCCGCAGAACAAAATGTACCATGTTCTTCTGGTCCAGCACTGTATACCTCCCCCCCTTCTCCGCCTGCTGTGGCTCACCCCTATAAACATGAGGAACAAGGCTTAGATCCGTGCCgtaatttttcttgttctttctcTGTCCTCCCAAGTCAACAGAGGAACAGCCCATGGGAAGTGATGAGCCTCATTAACCTGCAGTGTGAACGACTTCTGCATCCGACTACTGAGGATGTAGCGGAGGATGGAAGTAGGCTGGTAACAACCACTTCTGCCCCCGAGGGGGTGCTTTTTCAGAATGAGGTCTCAGGTCACACAGGAGGGTTTACTGCATCCAAAGAAGTCAACAGCTCTGTGCAGCCTCAAAGTCCTGAAATTGCAATGGGAAAAATTGAGGCTTGGGGCTCTCCTTTGAGGAAACGCAAACCCTGGGATGATGGTCTTCAGTCTTTACTTTCTGACAAGACCTTGGTCTCGAATGAGCCTGTTCAGCTAGAAATTCTGACATCTAAAGAGGAGAGGAGTTTAATAAAAGACAAGGAAGCTAAGCAGGCTCTTGGTGGAGCACAGCTTCAAAACAATAAAGCTGGAATGTGCCATCTCAAAGATGGTCCTCCCTTAAACACAAAAGAATTGGAAGGAAAAGCAGCATCGTGTCTTGTGGGAGCAGAACATTGTTTATTAGAGGCATGTGGTACATCAACAGAAAGTTTGAGCTTTCCAGCATGTAACCTCCAGGAGGACAGTTGGAAGCAACATGCTAATTCAGCTAAACCCAAGGAGTTATTTTCCAGTGTTGCGGTACTCTCCTCTGTCCCTTTGGCTACTGTTGCTGATGGTGACGGGAAAATTGACTGTAGCTCTAATGTGGTTCTCGCATCTGACATTCTTCAAAGTGTGGAGGGATCACAGACTCTGTCTCATAAATTAAGaggggaatttgaacctggaagTCAAGAGAAACTCCTGGCTGAGGGCACATGCACTCCTGTCCATGACTTCTGTAACAACAAAGAGAACAATGTGTGTGCACAGTCACCCGAAGTCATAACAGCCAAGCTAGCCTCTGACCTGAAATGGCGAGGCAGAACCCCCCGGAAGCAGCGACATCCAATCCGAAGCGctgacctctgtgacccagaCTTTCGAGGCGTTTCGTTTCGAATGCACACAGAGCTTAATAACGGTCACGAGTGCCGATTGCTCATCACATCTAAGTACAG TGCAGAGTTTTGGAAAAGTGGTCGTAGGGCAAGGGGCAGCCGCACACGAGCCATCATAAACTCCCTGAAAACCAGCAGCTCAGAGGAGGAAACGGATACTGTCGGCCTCTCCA AGAATAAGATGTGTGCGTCCTGCAGCACAAAGACCACGCCTCTGTGGAGAGATGCAGAAGATGGAACTCCTCTCTGCAATGCATGTGGAATAAG ATATAAGAAGTACCGTGTCCGTTGCCATCAATGCTGGTACATCCCCAGGAAGGAGGGCAACTCCAACTCCAGATGTTTAAGATGTGGAGATGCGTTGAGCTTGGCATCTTCTAACAGCTGA
- the zglp1 gene encoding GATA-type zinc finger protein 1 isoform X2 — MSTDSENPATLRLKTTEDVEAQDDPVLQSTILYLLQEATKLATPAKKDPLEWKVADGMCSAEQNVPCSSGPALYTSPPSPPAVAHPYKHEEQGLDPCRNFSCSFSVLPSQQRNSPWEVMSLINLQCERLLHPTTEDVAEDGSRLVTTTSAPEGVLFQNEVSGHTGGFTASKEVNSSVQPQSPEIAMGKIEAWGSPLRKRKPWDDGLQSLLSDKTLVSNEPVQLEILTSKEERSLIKDKEAKQALGGAQLQNNKAGMCHLKDGPPLNTKELEGKAASCLVGAEHCLLEACGTSTESLSFPACNLQEDSWKQHANSAKPKELFSSVAVLSSVPLATVADGDGKIDCSSNVVLASDILQSVEGSQTLSHKLRGEFEPGSQEKLLAEGTCTPVHDFCNNKENNVCAQSPEVITAKLASDLKWRGRTPRKQRHPIRSADLCDPDFRGVSFRMHTELNNGHECRLLITSKYSAEFWKSGRRARGSRTRAIINSLKTSSSEEETDTVGLSKNKMCASCSTKTTPLWRDAEDGTPLCNACGIRYKKYRVRCHQCWYIPRKEGNSNSRCLRCGDALSLASSNS, encoded by the exons atgaGCACAGATTCTGAGAATCCAGCGACGCTGAGGCTGAAAACGACCGAGGATGTGGAGGCCCAGGATGACCCAGTTCTTCAGTCCACCATACTTTACCTGCTTCAGGAAGCCACCAAGCTTGCGACACCTGCCAAAAAAGACCCCCTGGAATGGAAAGTCGCAGACGGGATGTGCTCCGCAGAACAAAATGTACCATGTTCTTCTGGTCCAGCACTGTATACCTCCCCCCCTTCTCCGCCTGCTGTGGCTCACCCCTATAAACATGAGGAACAAGGCTTAGATCCGTGCCgtaatttttcttgttctttctcTGTCCTCCCAAGTCAACAGAGGAACAGCCCATGGGAAGTGATGAGCCTCATTAACCTGCAGTGTGAACGACTTCTGCATCCGACTACTGAGGATGTAGCGGAGGATGGAAGTAGGCTGGTAACAACCACTTCTGCCCCCGAGGGGGTGCTTTTTCAGAATGAGGTCTCAGGTCACACAGGAGGGTTTACTGCATCCAAAGAAGTCAACAGCTCTGTGCAGCCTCAAAGTCCTGAAATTGCAATGGGAAAAATTGAGGCTTGGGGCTCTCCTTTGAGGAAACGCAAACCCTGGGATGATGGTCTTCAGTCTTTACTTTCTGACAAGACCTTGGTCTCGAATGAGCCTGTTCAGCTAGAAATTCTGACATCTAAAGAGGAGAGGAGTTTAATAAAAGACAAGGAAGCTAAGCAGGCTCTTGGTGGAGCACAGCTTCAAAACAATAAAGCTGGAATGTGCCATCTCAAAGATGGTCCTCCCTTAAACACAAAAGAATTGGAAGGAAAAGCAGCATCGTGTCTTGTGGGAGCAGAACATTGTTTATTAGAGGCATGTGGTACATCAACAGAAAGTTTGAGCTTTCCAGCATGTAACCTCCAGGAGGACAGTTGGAAGCAACATGCTAATTCAGCTAAACCCAAGGAGTTATTTTCCAGTGTTGCGGTACTCTCCTCTGTCCCTTTGGCTACTGTTGCTGATGGTGACGGGAAAATTGACTGTAGCTCTAATGTGGTTCTCGCATCTGACATTCTTCAAAGTGTGGAGGGATCACAGACTCTGTCTCATAAATTAAGaggggaatttgaacctggaagTCAAGAGAAACTCCTGGCTGAGGGCACATGCACTCCTGTCCATGACTTCTGTAACAACAAAGAGAACAATGTGTGTGCACAGTCACCCGAAGTCATAACAGCCAAGCTAGCCTCTGACCTGAAATGGCGAGGCAGAACCCCCCGGAAGCAGCGACATCCAATCCGAAGCGctgacctctgtgacccagaCTTTCGAGGCGTTTCGTTTCGAATGCACACAGAGCTTAATAACGGTCACGAGTGCCGATTGCTCATCACATCTAAGTACAG TGCAGAGTTTTGGAAAAGTGGTCGTAGGGCAAGGGGCAGCCGCACACGAGCCATCATAAACTCCCTGAAAACCAGCAGCTCAGAGGAGGAAACGGATACTGTCGGCCTCTCCA AGAATAAGATGTGTGCGTCCTGCAGCACAAAGACCACGCCTCTGTGGAGAGATGCAGAAGATGGAACTCCTCTCTGCAATGCATGTGGAATAAG ATATAAGAAGTACCGTGTCCGTTGCCATCAATGCTGGTACATCCCCAGGAAGGAGGGCAACTCCAACTCCAGATGTTTAAGATGTGGAGATGCGTTGAGCTTGGCATCTTCTAACAGCTGA
- the LOC108939886 gene encoding forkhead box protein D1-like — MTLDTGSMEEPDIDVVGEGSKDFRKQPGAGTGPVGKSEAEVDGEALSSADLLVPGQRGKCDSPAKSASSASKSASSVKPPYSYIALITMAILQSPKKRLTLSEICDFISHRFAYYREKFPAWQNSIRHNLSLNDCFVKMPREPGNPGKGNYWTLDPMSSDMFENGSFLRRRKRFKRQHFRFGVLKEPHVDSGGLPSFTYGAYGIGAACLQMPPLELQHLGVESPCAGPPPPVSSILPALSTLFCRTSHAGARTFFPSASLTYESLGASVSSSLLHEHAHLPAGLFTPVGSPHLVSLQQEYQKMQCVPGGAALCGKALQRLGEGGH, encoded by the coding sequence ATGACTTTAGACACAGGATCCATGGAGGAGCCCGACATCGACGTGGTGGGCGAAGGCAGCAAGGACTTCAGAAAGCAGCCTGGTGCTGGGACTGGACCCGTGGGCAAATCGGAGGCTGAAGTGGACGGCGAAGCTCTGTCCTCCGCGGACCTTCTAGTACCGGGGCAGCGGGGCAAGTGCGACTCCCCCGCAAAAAGCGCTTCCAGCGCGAGCAAAAGCGCGTCCTCCGTGAAGCCCCCGTACTCGTACATCGCGCTCATCACCATGGCCATCCTGCAGAGCCCCAAGAAGCGGCTCACCCTCAGCGAGATCTGCGACTTCATCAGCCACCGCTTCGCCTACTACCGCGAGAAGTTCCCCGCGTGGCAGAACTCCATCAGACACAACCTGTCCCTCAACGACTGCTTCGTCAAAATGCCCCGAGAGCCGGGCAACCCGGGCAAGGGCAACTACTGGACCCTGGACCCCATGTCCTCGGACATGTTCGAGAACGGCAGCTTCCTGCGCCGGAGGAAGCGCTTCAAGAGGCAGCACTTCAGGTTCGGCGTGCTCAAGGAGCCTCACGTGGACTCGGGGGGGCTTCCCAGCTTCACGTACGGCGCGTACGGGATAGGGGCTGCGTGCCTGCAGATGCCCCCTCTGGagctgcagcacctgggtgtGGAGTCCCCGTGCGCgggccctcctcctcctgtcagCAGCATCCTGCCGGCGCTGTCCACGCTCTTCTGCCGGACGTCCCACGCGGGCGCCAGGACTTTTTTCCCGTCCGCGTCGCTCACCTACGAATCCCTCGGCGCGTCCGTGTCCTCGTCATTACTGCACGAGCACGCGCACCTGCCCGCGGGACTCTTCACGCCCGTGGGCTCGCCGCACCTCGTGAGCCTGCAGCAGGAGTACCAGAAGATGCAGTGTGTGCCGGGCGGCGCTGCGCTCTGCGGCAAGGCGCTCCAGCGGCTCGGCGAAGGCGGCCACTAA